A stretch of DNA from Calditrichota bacterium:
ATAGTGTTTTTTGCAGAAATAAGCAAGCAAATTTTCCAATTATTTTGTTTTAAAAGATGGAAGAATTCAGCAGCAGTCTGATTAAACGGCGTTTTCTCACCGCAAAACTCTGCCGGCATCTTTGACGCGACTGCGGTAATAAGTCTCTTTCAAATTAGAGACCACGACGCCGTAACTCGTGCTGGCATGAACAAAATACCCGTCATCGAGATAAATACCCACGTGATCGATTCTGCCGGAATAACTGTTGTCAAAAAAAACCAGATCGCCGATCGCGAGTTGACTGAGCGGAATCCGCTGGCTGCGGACGTACTGTTGCGAAGCATTATGCGGCAACTTTACGCCAAAAACGTCTCGGAAAATCACCTTGACAAAACCCGAGCAATCCAACCCTCGTCTGTCTTCTCCGCCAAAAACATAGGGCGTGCCAATATAAAAACGAATTTCCTGAAACAGGCGGTAAGTCTCCCGGCTATAATTCTGTCGTTCAATCCGATCCAGAATTCCAAGCGATCGCCGAACAACGTCAGCTTCTTTTCTTCCATCGGGCTGACGGGCATAGCGCGGCGCACAGCCAACGAGCGCGACCAACATGAGTATTGCCAGATTACGAATTTGCCGTTCAATGACTTGCATTTCTTTGCCCCTCCTAAAATTGATTTTAAAGGAAAGCGCTGCTACAAAATTACTGCTTTTTTGTATTATTTAACTACGAGATAGATGGCAAATAGTTCAATTTATTGAAAGCGCTAATCA
This window harbors:
- a CDS encoding NlpC/P60 family protein, producing MQVIERQIRNLAILMLVALVGCAPRYARQPDGRKEADVVRRSLGILDRIERQNYSRETYRLFQEIRFYIGTPYVFGGEDRRGLDCSGFVKVIFRDVFGVKLPHNASQQYVRSQRIPLSQLAIGDLVFFDNSYSGRIDHVGIYLDDGYFVHASTSYGVVVSNLKETYYRSRVKDAGRVLR